A genomic region of Rhodanobacter sp. contains the following coding sequences:
- a CDS encoding APC family permease produces the protein MTDTKTEQFPVHPPDNDKAAMQDSSTPSITRDNGFHRSIGLFSGTAINMTQMCGIGPFITIPIMVAAMGGPQAVIGWIAGAILAMADGLVWAELGAAMPGSGGTYVYLREAFQYRTGKLMPFLFIWTMLLAIPLLMSTGIIGMVEYLQFFFPGLGWWPLHLIGVAATALVTWMLYRRIESVRAITVALWIVMLVSVVGVAAAGFSHFHADYAFTWPPGAFGGKFFMGLGAGLVIGIYDYLGYNTTAYIGDELRDPGRTMPGSIIVSVIAMMAVYLVLNISVLGVAPWQEIAQSKSVASLVVERSWGHLAAAVMTVLIIVTAFASVFTGLLGGSRVPFQAAHEKVFLSVFGRLHAKHGFPHVALLTMGAVTAAGTFFDLTEVINMLLAATIIVQSVAQIAALVVLRKRQPKLDRPYKQWLYPVPCIVALLGWVYVYVSASTSSLILSGAWILAGIAVFALWARANRSWPFAPVEIREAYLGEH, from the coding sequence GTGACGGACACGAAGACGGAACAGTTTCCGGTGCACCCACCCGACAACGACAAGGCCGCCATGCAGGACTCCAGTACGCCTTCGATCACCCGCGACAACGGCTTCCACCGTTCCATCGGCCTGTTCTCGGGCACCGCGATCAACATGACGCAGATGTGCGGCATCGGGCCGTTCATCACCATCCCCATCATGGTCGCCGCAATGGGCGGCCCGCAGGCGGTGATCGGCTGGATCGCCGGCGCGATCCTGGCGATGGCCGACGGCCTGGTCTGGGCCGAGCTGGGCGCGGCGATGCCGGGTTCCGGCGGCACCTACGTCTACCTGCGCGAGGCGTTCCAGTACCGCACCGGCAAGCTGATGCCGTTCCTGTTCATCTGGACGATGCTGCTGGCGATCCCGCTGCTGATGTCCACCGGCATCATCGGCATGGTGGAGTATCTGCAGTTCTTCTTCCCCGGCCTGGGCTGGTGGCCGCTGCACCTGATCGGCGTGGCGGCCACCGCGCTGGTCACCTGGATGCTGTACCGGCGCATCGAGTCGGTGCGCGCGATCACCGTCGCGCTGTGGATCGTCATGCTGGTGTCGGTGGTCGGCGTGGCGGCGGCGGGCTTCTCGCACTTCCATGCGGACTACGCCTTCACCTGGCCGCCCGGCGCGTTCGGCGGCAAGTTCTTCATGGGGCTGGGCGCGGGCCTGGTGATCGGCATCTACGACTACCTCGGCTACAACACCACCGCCTACATCGGCGACGAACTGCGCGACCCGGGCCGCACCATGCCCGGCTCCATCATCGTCTCGGTGATCGCGATGATGGCGGTCTACCTCGTGCTCAACATCAGCGTGCTGGGCGTGGCGCCGTGGCAGGAAATCGCCCAGTCCAAGTCGGTGGCCTCGCTGGTGGTGGAACGCAGCTGGGGGCACCTGGCGGCAGCGGTGATGACGGTACTGATCATCGTGACCGCGTTCGCCTCGGTGTTTACCGGCCTGCTGGGCGGCTCGCGCGTGCCGTTCCAGGCGGCGCACGAGAAGGTGTTCCTGTCGGTGTTCGGGCGCCTGCACGCAAAGCACGGCTTCCCGCACGTGGCGCTGCTGACGATGGGTGCGGTAACCGCCGCCGGCACCTTCTTCGACCTCACCGAGGTCATCAACATGCTGCTGGCCGCGACCATCATCGTGCAGTCGGTGGCGCAGATCGCCGCGCTGGTGGTGCTGCGCAAGCGCCAGCCGAAGCTGGATCGCCCGTACAAGCAGTGGCTTTACCCGGTGCCGTGCATCGTCGCCCTGCTGGGCTGGGTCTACGTCTACGTCTCCGCGTCCACTTCGTCGCTGATCCTGTCCGGCGCATGGATACTCGCCGGCATCGCGGTATTCGCGCTGTGGGCCAGGGCCAACCGCTCGTGGCCGTTCGCGCCGGTGGAAATACGCGAAGCCTATCTCGGGGAACATTGA
- a CDS encoding TonB-dependent receptor — protein MSTAHRKHPLSFAISLSLFAAVSASAMASAPTQTDAAGAQAGTSQAAPAKPSPDAKKKAGTEAEKNAVTLSTVTVSGVRASQMHAIDIKRDAPNIQDSITAENIGALPDTTITDSLQRVTGVQINRDAGVGTSVDVRGLPQVGTMLNGEVFITADQIDSQQPDFTMLPSTLFHSVDVVKSATANETDAGISGAIDLHTYRPWDLPSGFTYSYSANGERGSTTDRWGPEANGLVSYNDDGKWGLLVSADFSNTTRANSTEGLDQYGVVLNGENATSAGGYGGFLTSWNGAPIPSQIHQNADGSVDVNGDGKSNGVFMGSQNIGLYDTVTQRKRKSGNLSFQADLGNGFSLTSDYFYSQQREWVSTAGIQFNSTNWQGATYVPLQSRNTGSPALGSYGTPEPGWEGSQLYTTQVYEKWPGDVESFSQITQKSSNAKNFNLQLDYDNGGSFTFGLRGVHDTAFQSNVETDLNISDSDGGLWPNVLNDGSTTPGTTMIYPSQLGGDRVFNANGVPQNTVPIIANFGGRYLTIGMPPSLASDFANPAGWTMKTIESSGDYDRQVSLNALRFDGKYDFQDGFQLEFGLRDSIRSANNVGWTLEAPVYAGMGATDPNGCLVRYVGADVVMNTGACTAGNAEGYYRGGPLSAISMPNTAAPLSGNWKEYTNLLGSGINYWAVNPDAMINPIAYWKSLYPGTVVADDPSTTWGVGLRELTGYLQGDFSGSIGNMPYSGNVGVRMIHTDLNVTQYLVGAPGAYGDVSASNGTSITKRSYQDVLPSANFSLDITDSLKFRLAYSKNMMPLDLSQWGGGLQLNYSLMETPQGPIYRVSNGQSTGNPNLNPWRSTNYGASLEYYINPTSMVSLALFRIKMESFIANGSVTNCSYPDEDGVVRDHCIVINEPVQGSGNSIHGAEFDYRQGFTFLPGILSKTGMEVNATYAPSNTGERDLSGAKIPFQDNSTKSGNFILWYQDDRLQARLAYNYRSRRAVQDQVGGITGMEMYEAPQKYLDASVSYKFSKYAEVFLDGTNLTNEYQRYYLVWPDQPAHSNFSERMFMLGIRGQW, from the coding sequence ATGTCCACCGCACATCGCAAACACCCCTTGTCCTTTGCCATCTCCCTGTCGCTGTTCGCCGCCGTGTCGGCGTCCGCGATGGCGTCCGCGCCGACGCAGACGGACGCCGCGGGCGCGCAGGCCGGCACGTCGCAAGCGGCGCCCGCCAAGCCGTCGCCGGACGCGAAGAAAAAAGCCGGCACCGAGGCCGAGAAGAACGCGGTCACGCTGTCGACCGTCACCGTCTCCGGCGTGCGCGCCTCGCAGATGCACGCCATCGACATCAAGCGCGACGCGCCGAACATCCAGGACAGCATCACCGCGGAAAACATCGGCGCCCTGCCCGACACCACCATCACCGATTCGCTGCAGCGCGTTACCGGCGTGCAGATCAACCGCGACGCCGGCGTGGGCACCTCGGTGGACGTGCGCGGCCTGCCGCAGGTCGGCACCATGCTGAACGGCGAGGTGTTCATCACGGCCGACCAGATCGACTCGCAGCAGCCCGACTTCACCATGCTGCCGTCCACGCTTTTCCACAGCGTGGACGTGGTCAAGTCGGCCACCGCCAACGAAACCGACGCCGGCATCAGCGGCGCCATCGACCTGCACACCTACCGCCCGTGGGACCTGCCCAGCGGCTTCACCTACAGCTACTCTGCCAACGGCGAGCGCGGCAGCACCACCGACCGCTGGGGCCCGGAGGCCAACGGCCTGGTTTCGTACAACGACGACGGCAAGTGGGGACTGCTGGTCTCCGCCGATTTCTCCAACACCACGCGCGCGAACTCCACCGAAGGCCTCGACCAATACGGCGTGGTGCTCAACGGCGAGAACGCCACCAGCGCGGGCGGTTACGGCGGCTTCCTGACCTCGTGGAACGGCGCGCCCATCCCGTCGCAGATCCACCAGAACGCCGACGGCAGCGTGGACGTCAACGGCGACGGCAAGTCCAACGGCGTGTTCATGGGCAGCCAGAACATCGGCCTCTACGACACCGTCACCCAGCGCAAGCGCAAGTCCGGCAACCTGTCGTTCCAGGCCGACCTCGGCAACGGCTTCAGCCTGACCAGCGACTACTTCTACTCGCAGCAACGCGAGTGGGTCAGCACCGCCGGCATCCAGTTCAATTCCACCAACTGGCAGGGCGCGACCTACGTGCCGCTGCAGTCGCGCAACACCGGCAGCCCCGCGCTCGGTTCCTACGGCACGCCCGAGCCGGGCTGGGAAGGCTCGCAGCTGTACACCACCCAGGTGTACGAGAAGTGGCCGGGCGACGTGGAATCGTTCTCGCAGATCACCCAGAAAAGCTCCAACGCGAAGAACTTCAACCTGCAGCTGGACTACGACAACGGCGGCTCGTTCACCTTCGGCCTGCGCGGCGTGCACGACACGGCGTTCCAGTCGAACGTGGAAACCGACCTCAACATTTCCGATTCCGACGGCGGTCTGTGGCCCAACGTGCTGAACGACGGCAGCACCACGCCGGGCACCACCATGATCTACCCCTCGCAACTGGGCGGCGACCGCGTGTTCAACGCCAACGGCGTGCCGCAGAACACCGTGCCGATCATCGCGAACTTCGGCGGCCGCTACCTCACCATCGGCATGCCGCCATCGCTGGCCAGCGATTTCGCCAACCCCGCCGGCTGGACGATGAAGACCATCGAATCCTCCGGCGACTACGACCGCCAGGTGAGCCTCAACGCGCTGCGCTTCGACGGCAAGTACGATTTCCAGGACGGCTTCCAGCTCGAATTCGGCCTGCGCGACAGCATCCGCAGCGCCAACAACGTCGGCTGGACGCTGGAGGCACCGGTCTACGCCGGCATGGGCGCCACCGATCCGAACGGCTGCCTGGTGCGCTACGTCGGCGCCGACGTGGTGATGAACACCGGCGCGTGCACCGCAGGCAACGCGGAGGGCTACTACCGCGGGGGGCCGCTGTCCGCGATCTCGATGCCGAACACCGCGGCGCCGCTGTCCGGCAACTGGAAGGAATACACCAACCTGCTCGGTTCCGGCATCAATTACTGGGCGGTCAACCCCGACGCGATGATCAACCCCATCGCCTACTGGAAGTCGCTGTATCCCGGCACCGTCGTCGCGGACGACCCAAGCACCACCTGGGGCGTGGGCCTGCGCGAACTGACCGGCTACCTGCAAGGGGATTTCAGCGGCAGCATCGGCAACATGCCGTACAGCGGCAACGTCGGCGTGCGCATGATCCACACCGACCTCAACGTGACCCAGTACCTGGTCGGCGCGCCCGGCGCCTATGGCGACGTGTCGGCCTCCAACGGCACCTCCATCACCAAGCGCAGCTACCAGGACGTGCTGCCGTCGGCCAACTTCTCGCTGGATATCACCGACAGCCTGAAGTTCCGTCTGGCCTATTCCAAGAACATGATGCCGCTCGACCTCAGCCAGTGGGGCGGCGGCCTGCAGCTGAACTACTCGCTGATGGAAACGCCGCAGGGGCCGATCTACCGCGTCTCCAACGGCCAGTCCACCGGCAATCCGAACCTCAACCCGTGGCGCTCCACCAACTACGGCGCGTCGCTGGAGTACTACATCAACCCCACCAGCATGGTCAGTCTCGCGCTGTTCCGCATCAAGATGGAAAGCTTCATCGCCAACGGCAGCGTGACCAACTGCAGCTACCCCGACGAGGACGGCGTGGTGCGCGACCACTGCATCGTGATCAACGAGCCGGTGCAAGGCTCCGGCAACAGCATCCATGGCGCGGAATTCGACTACCGCCAGGGCTTCACCTTCCTGCCGGGCATCCTGTCCAAGACCGGCATGGAAGTGAACGCCACCTACGCGCCCAGCAACACGGGCGAACGGGACCTGTCCGGCGCCAAGATCCCGTTCCAGGACAACTCCACCAAGTCCGGCAACTTCATCCTGTGGTACCAGGACGACCGCCTCCAGGCGCGCCTCGCCTACAACTACCGTTCGCGGCGCGCGGTGCAGGACCAGGTAGGCGGCATCACCGGCATGGAGATGTACGAGGCGCCGCAGAAGTACCTCGACGCCTCGGTGTCGTACAAGTTCAGCAAGTACGCCGAAGTCTTCCTCGACGGCACCAACCTCACCAACGAGTACCAGCGCTACTACCTGGTGTGGCCCGACCAGCCGGCGCACTCGAATTTCTCCGAGCGCATGTTCATGCTGGGCATACGCGGGCAATGGTGA